One stretch of Longimicrobium sp. DNA includes these proteins:
- a CDS encoding GNAT family N-acetyltransferase encodes MSETFRPARPDELEEVARLEAHSFPAPGRGHRWWMEFLRTGPHGGLEALWVAEENGRLVGACQLLWLRQWIAGAAIPVMGLAGVAISPTHRRRGLAQRMLVAGFEHARERGDVGSALFPFRASFYEDLGYGLAGEAHQYQLPPMLLPDDKAERMKVRLVDTPEDLVAMKAVYAEAARLLQTGQLDRTDRSWRGSWGEEEQAAVVYWNDDGVPEGYCIVRYRADLPLDRRYLEVEERAWLSIAAQRGIYGWLSTLGDQWREIAYRAHPEEGFGDRIREPRLPLLQAPSWRLWFPSATLVRGPMFRVLDVCDALKTRSLASEAELTLKLEIEDAQVPENRGPWRVRIEGGAMQVEHWIGGRCDAELAMPIQTLSRIYIGAIAPWQALSGGLATLNGADVVKMLDRAFEVPKPWMFDRF; translated from the coding sequence TTGAGCGAAACGTTCCGTCCGGCGCGGCCGGACGAGCTGGAAGAGGTGGCCCGGCTGGAGGCGCACTCGTTTCCCGCGCCGGGGCGGGGCCACCGCTGGTGGATGGAGTTCCTGCGCACGGGGCCGCACGGGGGGCTGGAGGCGCTGTGGGTGGCCGAGGAGAACGGGCGGCTGGTGGGCGCCTGCCAGCTCCTGTGGCTGCGCCAGTGGATCGCCGGCGCGGCCATCCCCGTGATGGGGCTGGCCGGCGTCGCCATCAGCCCGACGCACCGGCGGCGCGGGCTGGCGCAGCGGATGCTGGTGGCCGGCTTCGAGCACGCCCGCGAGCGCGGCGACGTGGGGTCGGCGCTCTTTCCCTTCCGCGCGTCGTTCTACGAGGACCTGGGCTACGGGCTGGCCGGCGAGGCGCACCAGTACCAGCTCCCGCCCATGCTCCTGCCCGACGACAAGGCCGAGCGGATGAAGGTGCGCCTGGTCGACACGCCCGAGGACCTGGTGGCCATGAAGGCGGTGTACGCCGAGGCCGCGCGGCTGCTGCAGACCGGGCAGCTGGACCGCACCGACCGCAGCTGGCGCGGAAGCTGGGGCGAGGAGGAGCAGGCCGCGGTGGTCTACTGGAACGACGACGGGGTGCCGGAAGGGTACTGCATCGTCCGCTACCGCGCCGACCTGCCGCTGGACCGCCGCTACCTGGAGGTGGAGGAGCGCGCCTGGCTCAGCATCGCCGCGCAGCGCGGCATCTACGGCTGGCTCAGCACGCTGGGCGACCAGTGGCGCGAGATCGCCTACCGCGCGCACCCCGAGGAGGGGTTCGGCGACCGCATCCGGGAGCCGCGCCTCCCGCTCCTGCAGGCGCCGTCGTGGCGGCTCTGGTTTCCGTCGGCCACGCTGGTCCGCGGGCCCATGTTCCGCGTGCTGGACGTGTGCGACGCGCTGAAGACGCGGTCGCTGGCCAGCGAGGCCGAGCTCACGCTGAAGCTGGAGATCGAGGACGCGCAGGTCCCCGAGAACCGCGGCCCCTGGCGGGTGCGGATCGAGGGCGGGGCCATGCAGGTGGAGCACTGGATCGGCGGGCGCTGCGACGCGGAGCTGGCCATGCCCATCCAGACGCTCTCGCGCATCTACATCGGCGCCATTGCCCCGTGGCAGGCGCTCTCCGGCGGGCTGGCCACGCTGAACGGCGCCGACGTGGTGAAGATGCTGGACCGCGCGTTCGAGGTGCCGAAGCCGTGGATGTTCGACCGGTTCTGA
- a CDS encoding ABC transporter substrate-binding protein, with the protein MRRSGGILAVLAALALAACGGGGGGGQPGGQGADEAPPPGNFNTFGGGPPGGTLVMLAEGDADNLNPLIFEATQSYQLVHLMFRAIGRRDSTLSNYTPDFAERWEVKDPTTVVVHVRPGIRWHDGVPTSANDVVYAIQMQKNDQIASTRQQDIEGIASARALDSMTVEVKLSKPGPATVNSLLEVVPVPRHLLDSIPPARMRFAAFNQRPVGNGLFRFVRWNKNQEIVVEANRDAPQRPSLDRIIVRVVPDPSARLTALINGEGDLDKVTADQQARLRASPNVRLASAARVRPGWIVWNVDKPPVNDPVVRRAFLMSVNRQQLAQLEFGPEGEPALSPIPSKLREHSPDVRPIPYNVAQAGQLLQQAGWVDSNGDGIRDKGGQPLRLVIEYSSADPVRQDMLIAMQAMAKQAGIAIVPQSYERTTWVARLRGREFVGSFWGWGWGPGVMGPNARGVWSSASIPPGGANFAGYRNPRLDALLDSVIVEADTGRSRGMWRQIEQTVIDDAVYAPIFFDPEFYGVSSRFRGVKFRGPEWWEDVIYWWIPPNQLTARDKQGAGQPAR; encoded by the coding sequence ATGCGGAGATCCGGCGGGATTCTGGCGGTGCTGGCGGCGCTCGCGCTGGCCGCGTGCGGCGGCGGGGGGGGCGGCGGGCAGCCCGGCGGGCAGGGGGCCGACGAGGCGCCTCCGCCCGGGAACTTCAACACCTTCGGCGGCGGGCCCCCGGGCGGCACCCTGGTCATGCTGGCCGAGGGCGACGCCGACAACCTGAACCCCCTCATCTTCGAGGCCACGCAGTCGTATCAGCTGGTGCACCTGATGTTCCGGGCCATCGGCCGGCGCGACAGCACGCTCAGCAACTACACGCCGGACTTCGCCGAGCGGTGGGAGGTGAAGGACCCCACCACCGTGGTCGTGCACGTGCGGCCGGGGATCAGGTGGCACGACGGCGTTCCCACCAGCGCGAACGACGTGGTGTACGCCATCCAGATGCAGAAGAACGACCAGATCGCCTCCACCCGCCAGCAGGACATCGAGGGGATCGCCTCGGCGCGCGCGCTCGACAGCATGACGGTGGAGGTGAAGCTGTCGAAGCCCGGCCCCGCCACCGTCAACTCGCTGCTCGAGGTGGTCCCCGTTCCCCGGCACCTGCTGGACAGCATCCCGCCGGCACGGATGCGCTTCGCGGCGTTCAACCAGCGGCCGGTGGGGAACGGGCTGTTCCGCTTCGTGCGCTGGAACAAGAACCAGGAGATCGTGGTCGAGGCCAACCGCGACGCCCCGCAGCGCCCCTCGCTGGACCGCATCATCGTGCGCGTGGTTCCCGACCCCAGCGCGCGCCTGACCGCGCTGATCAACGGCGAGGGCGACCTGGACAAGGTGACGGCCGACCAGCAGGCGCGGCTCCGGGCCTCGCCCAACGTCCGCCTGGCCAGCGCGGCGCGCGTGCGGCCGGGGTGGATCGTGTGGAACGTCGACAAGCCGCCGGTGAACGACCCCGTGGTCCGGCGCGCCTTCCTGATGTCGGTGAACCGGCAGCAGCTGGCGCAGCTCGAGTTCGGGCCCGAGGGCGAGCCGGCGCTGTCGCCCATCCCCTCCAAGCTGCGCGAGCACAGCCCCGACGTGCGGCCCATTCCGTACAACGTGGCGCAGGCCGGCCAGCTGCTGCAGCAGGCCGGGTGGGTCGACAGCAACGGCGACGGCATCCGCGACAAGGGCGGCCAGCCGCTGCGGCTGGTCATCGAGTACAGCTCGGCGGACCCGGTACGGCAGGACATGCTCATCGCCATGCAGGCCATGGCCAAGCAGGCGGGCATCGCCATCGTGCCGCAGTCGTACGAGCGCACCACCTGGGTGGCCCGGCTGCGCGGCCGCGAGTTCGTGGGCTCGTTCTGGGGATGGGGATGGGGCCCGGGGGTGATGGGGCCCAACGCGCGCGGCGTGTGGTCGTCCGCCAGCATTCCCCCGGGCGGCGCCAACTTCGCGGGATACCGGAACCCCAGGCTCGACGCGCTGCTCGACTCGGTGATCGTGGAGGCCGACACCGGCCGGTCGCGCGGGATGTGGCGCCAGATCGAGCAGACGGTGATCGACGACGCCGTGTACGCGCCGATCTTCTTCGACCCCGAGTTCTACGGCGTGAGCTCGCGCTTCCGCGGGGTGAAGTTCCGCGGCCCCGAGTGGTGGGAAGACGTGATCTACTGGTGGATCCCGCCCAACCAGCTCACCGCGCGCGACAAGCAGGGCGCCGGCCAGCCGGCCCGCTAG